From Halorubrum salinarum, the proteins below share one genomic window:
- the proS gene encoding proline--tRNA ligase: MSDDDQELGITESKTHNTGEWYAEVVRKAGLADYGPEGMSGFIVTRPRAYAVWERLQGFLDAKFKDTGVQNAYFPLFIPESYLEREKDIVEGFDPEVAWVDEAGNKELEERLAVRPTSESIITPYISQWVRSHRDLPLRVNQWCSVVRWEATETKPFFRTKEFLWQEGHTAHATREDAWDETMTRLDQYESVYEDLLALPVLKGQKPDHDKFPGADTTTTVEALMPDGKSVQAGTSHHLGQSFAEAFDITYSDEDEEERVAHTTSWGLSWRALGALIMTHSDEQGLVLPHTVAPTQVVIVPIWQEDTKDDVLAYAEGVADDLDEAGIRVELDDRDERNPGFKFNEHELNGIPLRIEIGPHEVDDEELTLVHRPDGESVEVDRDGVAETVRDQFDEIYAKLYATAEETLDDGVREADDRADILGTLGQHGGYVKAPWCGDEACEEPIKEPMAAEIVMVPFEDDDPLADGGHDETCAMCDADAERTAYFAKTY, translated from the coding sequence ATGAGCGACGACGACCAGGAGCTCGGTATCACCGAGTCCAAGACGCACAACACCGGCGAGTGGTACGCCGAGGTCGTACGGAAGGCGGGGCTCGCGGACTACGGCCCCGAGGGGATGAGCGGGTTCATCGTCACCCGCCCGCGGGCGTACGCCGTCTGGGAGCGCCTCCAGGGCTTCCTCGACGCGAAGTTCAAGGACACCGGCGTCCAGAACGCCTACTTCCCGCTGTTCATCCCCGAGTCGTACCTCGAACGCGAGAAGGACATCGTCGAGGGGTTCGACCCCGAGGTGGCGTGGGTCGACGAGGCCGGCAACAAGGAGCTCGAAGAGCGGCTGGCGGTCCGCCCCACCTCCGAGTCGATCATCACGCCGTACATCAGCCAGTGGGTCCGGAGCCACCGCGACCTCCCGCTGCGCGTGAACCAGTGGTGCTCGGTGGTGCGGTGGGAGGCGACCGAGACGAAGCCGTTCTTCCGCACGAAGGAGTTCCTCTGGCAGGAGGGCCACACCGCGCACGCGACCCGCGAGGACGCGTGGGACGAGACGATGACGCGGCTCGACCAGTACGAGTCCGTCTACGAGGACCTGCTCGCGCTGCCGGTCCTGAAGGGACAGAAGCCGGACCACGACAAGTTCCCCGGCGCGGACACGACGACGACCGTCGAGGCGCTGATGCCCGACGGGAAGTCGGTCCAGGCCGGCACCTCTCACCACCTCGGCCAGTCGTTCGCCGAGGCGTTCGACATCACCTACTCGGACGAGGACGAGGAGGAACGAGTCGCCCACACCACCTCGTGGGGGCTCTCGTGGCGCGCGCTGGGCGCGCTGATCATGACCCACTCCGACGAGCAGGGGCTCGTCCTCCCCCACACCGTCGCCCCCACGCAGGTCGTCATCGTCCCCATCTGGCAGGAGGACACGAAAGACGACGTGCTGGCGTACGCAGAGGGCGTGGCCGACGACCTCGACGAGGCGGGGATCCGGGTCGAGCTTGACGACCGCGACGAGCGCAACCCCGGGTTCAAGTTCAACGAACACGAGCTCAACGGGATCCCGCTCCGGATCGAGATCGGGCCCCACGAGGTCGACGACGAGGAGCTCACCCTGGTCCACCGGCCCGACGGCGAGAGCGTCGAGGTCGACCGCGACGGGGTCGCCGAGACCGTCCGCGACCAGTTCGACGAGATATACGCCAAGCTGTACGCGACCGCCGAGGAGACCCTCGACGACGGCGTGCGCGAGGCCGACGACCGCGCCGACATCCTCGGCACGCTCGGCCAGCACGGCGGCTACGTGAAGGCCCCGTGGTGCGGCGACGAGGCCTGCGAGGAGCCGATCAAGGAGCCGATGGCCGCCGAGATCGTGATGGTGCCGTTCGAGGACGACGACCCCCTCGCCGACGGGGGGCACGACGAGACGTGCGCGATGTGCGACGCCGACGCCGAGCGGACCGCCTACTTCGCGAAGACGTACTGA
- a CDS encoding NUDIX hydrolase encodes MDLSGLRRHAPQSLAGRREAAVLAPVIARDGDAHLLFTKRAAHLGEHPGQMSFPGGGREPIDRTLTDTALREADEEVGMRPTEVDVVGRLDDTRTSSKYAVRPFVGVAPDREYVPDESEVAEVAILPVDALTDPANYESERRVGHPEYGDHRVHFFHVGGYTVWGVTGRMVVQLLERTTDWRAPAEPDRVVGADAELPI; translated from the coding sequence ATGGACCTGTCGGGGCTGCGTCGACACGCGCCGCAGTCGCTCGCCGGGCGCCGGGAGGCGGCCGTGCTGGCGCCGGTGATCGCGCGGGACGGCGACGCCCACCTCCTCTTCACCAAGCGCGCCGCGCACCTCGGCGAGCACCCCGGGCAGATGAGCTTCCCCGGGGGCGGCCGCGAGCCGATCGACCGGACGCTGACCGACACCGCGCTGCGCGAGGCCGACGAGGAGGTCGGGATGCGACCGACGGAGGTCGACGTCGTCGGGCGCCTCGACGACACCCGCACGTCGAGCAAGTACGCGGTCCGCCCGTTCGTCGGCGTCGCCCCCGACCGCGAGTACGTCCCGGACGAGTCTGAGGTCGCCGAGGTGGCGATCCTCCCGGTCGACGCGCTCACAGACCCGGCGAACTACGAGTCGGAGCGCCGGGTCGGCCACCCGGAGTACGGCGATCACCGCGTGCACTTCTTCCACGTCGGCGGCTACACCGTCTGGGGCGTGACCGGCCGCATGGTCGTCCAACTCCTCGAACGGACGACCGACTGGCGCGCGCCCGCGGAGCCGGACCGGGTCGTCGGCGCGGACGCGGAACTCCCGATCTGA
- a CDS encoding peptide ABC transporter ATP-binding protein, producing MSGSESGRRLSVETEDLTLSVDGVDAAVRATGRRLFVEVDSVGDALRIARRLPAESVSTLAAAELVRGGLTAEVRVRGRTVAVAGADARPGPLSHRLGVAPAELRLAGVVGAGYAGLSAGVRRARRLFA from the coding sequence GTGAGCGGGAGTGAGTCCGGGCGGCGCCTCTCGGTCGAGACCGAGGACCTGACGCTCTCGGTCGACGGGGTCGACGCCGCGGTCCGCGCGACCGGACGCCGACTGTTCGTCGAGGTCGACAGCGTCGGCGACGCCCTCCGCATCGCCCGGCGGCTGCCGGCGGAGTCCGTCTCTACCCTCGCGGCCGCGGAGCTGGTCCGGGGCGGCCTCACCGCCGAGGTCAGGGTCCGCGGTCGCACGGTCGCGGTCGCGGGCGCCGACGCGCGGCCGGGGCCGCTCTCGCACCGCCTCGGCGTCGCGCCCGCGGAACTGCGGCTCGCGGGCGTCGTCGGCGCCGGGTACGCCGGGCTCTCCGCGGGAGTCCGTCGCGCGCGGCGGCTGTTCGCGTGA
- a CDS encoding ATP-binding cassette domain-containing protein: MSASLAGPASLPDTARSFGDDPLLSVADVAVSFGDLDVVSGVDLRVEPGSLVGLVGPNGAGKTTVLRAVTGAVEPDAGTVEIGGDPAASLSAKEVGRRVATVPQATNLAFDFRVRHVVEMGRTPHLGRFDAHGVADDEAVDAAMAAADVKRFADRSITEVSGGERQRVLLARALAQAAPLLLLDEPTASLDVNHAVETLELVRAFVDDGDRGAIAAIHDLDAAARYCDEVVVLANGGVRAAGPPESVLSASTVGAAFDAEAFVGRDPATGAPAVTAFPHSDVEPRRVHVIGTGRPAARAVARLAAAGHEPSVGVVPAGDAVAGAAADADATAVTAPPFEAPSAAAVAAAKDLAADADATLAVGAEGSGDPDAVRGPNAEVAAAADRVVPVAADADGADLLDAVAAATADGE; encoded by the coding sequence GTGTCGGCCTCGCTCGCGGGACCGGCGTCGCTCCCGGACACCGCGCGGTCGTTCGGCGACGACCCGCTGCTGTCGGTCGCGGACGTGGCCGTCTCGTTCGGCGACCTCGACGTCGTCTCCGGGGTCGACCTCCGCGTCGAGCCCGGCTCGCTCGTCGGCCTCGTCGGCCCCAACGGCGCCGGCAAGACGACGGTGTTGCGCGCGGTGACCGGGGCCGTCGAGCCGGACGCGGGGACCGTCGAGATCGGGGGCGACCCGGCGGCGTCGCTGTCGGCCAAGGAGGTCGGGCGCCGGGTCGCGACCGTCCCGCAGGCGACGAACCTCGCGTTCGACTTCCGCGTGCGCCACGTCGTCGAGATGGGGCGGACCCCGCACCTCGGCCGCTTCGACGCGCACGGCGTCGCGGACGACGAGGCGGTCGACGCCGCGATGGCCGCGGCCGACGTGAAGCGCTTCGCGGACCGCTCGATCACCGAGGTCTCCGGCGGCGAGCGCCAGCGCGTCCTGCTCGCCCGCGCGTTGGCGCAGGCGGCCCCGCTCCTCCTCCTGGACGAGCCGACCGCCAGCCTCGACGTGAACCACGCGGTCGAGACGCTCGAACTGGTCCGCGCGTTCGTCGACGACGGCGACCGCGGGGCGATCGCCGCGATCCACGACCTCGACGCCGCGGCCCGGTACTGCGACGAGGTCGTCGTCCTCGCGAACGGCGGGGTCCGGGCCGCCGGCCCCCCGGAGTCGGTGCTGTCCGCGTCGACCGTCGGCGCCGCCTTCGACGCGGAGGCGTTCGTCGGCCGCGACCCGGCGACCGGGGCGCCCGCGGTGACGGCGTTCCCCCACAGCGACGTCGAGCCCCGGCGCGTCCACGTGATCGGCACGGGGCGCCCGGCGGCGCGCGCCGTCGCCCGGCTGGCGGCCGCGGGCCACGAGCCCTCCGTCGGCGTCGTTCCGGCAGGGGACGCGGTCGCCGGCGCCGCCGCGGACGCGGACGCGACCGCCGTGACGGCGCCGCCGTTCGAGGCCCCGTCCGCGGCGGCGGTCGCGGCGGCCAAGGACCTCGCGGCCGACGCGGACGCGACGCTCGCCGTCGGGGCGGAGGGGTCGGGTGACCCCGACGCGGTACGCGGCCCGAACGCCGAGGTGGCGGCGGCCGCCGACCGGGTCGTCCCGGTCGCCGCCGACGCCGACGGCGCGGACCTGCTCGACGCGGTCGCGGCCGCGACCGCGGACGGGGAGTGA
- a CDS encoding rubrerythrin-like domain-containing protein, with the protein MRPEYDCDSEEVYECFKCGRRTGSPGECECGGELLHIGRSRDL; encoded by the coding sequence ATGCGACCAGAATACGACTGCGACAGCGAAGAAGTGTACGAGTGTTTCAAATGCGGCCGTCGGACCGGCTCCCCCGGCGAGTGCGAGTGCGGGGGTGAACTGCTTCACATCGGTCGCTCGCGGGACCTGTGA
- a CDS encoding helix-turn-helix transcriptional regulator, with product MQRLPILLAVLALLGAVGLALGAGGAGAVPFEGGFAQMDVEPDDVSMEVAVQPDGDARWTVEYRIRLGTDEEEQAFEQLRADVENDTEAYTTRFRDRMVSTAETAESATGRNMTVSNATVTAERRELPQAYGVLTYRFEWTNFAAVDGDRLRVGDAVDGLFLDDASSLIVSWPEGYRLGETTPEPSEVRERSVVWNGPVDFSAGQPRVSVAPAGPLSGVPTAGIAALLGALVVAGAAVAYRRRDAGAAAPAGGGDAETEATGDAPADDSGAATAAAASDSAAEPTTGDDDGDASEPDSDEPRPVDDDLLSNEEQVLRLIESEGGRMKQKQVAERLDWTAAKTSQVVTGLRDEGDLDGFRLGRENVLSLPDYDPEGDADGADEDGGNGGDEERDGEDASDEGDATGD from the coding sequence GTGCAGCGACTGCCGATCCTCCTCGCAGTCCTCGCCCTCCTCGGAGCCGTCGGTCTCGCGCTCGGCGCCGGCGGCGCCGGCGCGGTCCCGTTCGAGGGCGGGTTCGCCCAGATGGACGTCGAACCGGACGACGTGTCGATGGAGGTCGCCGTCCAGCCGGACGGGGACGCGCGGTGGACCGTCGAGTACCGGATCCGACTCGGCACCGACGAGGAGGAACAGGCGTTCGAACAGCTCCGCGCGGACGTGGAGAACGACACGGAGGCGTACACGACTCGGTTCCGCGACCGAATGGTCTCGACCGCGGAGACCGCCGAGTCGGCGACGGGCCGCAACATGACCGTGTCGAACGCGACGGTGACCGCCGAGCGGCGCGAGCTCCCGCAGGCGTACGGCGTGTTGACCTACCGGTTCGAGTGGACGAACTTCGCGGCCGTCGACGGCGACCGGCTCCGCGTCGGCGACGCCGTCGACGGGCTGTTCCTCGACGACGCCTCGTCGCTGATCGTCTCGTGGCCGGAGGGGTACCGCCTCGGCGAGACGACGCCCGAGCCGAGCGAGGTACGGGAGCGGTCGGTGGTCTGGAACGGGCCCGTCGACTTCTCCGCCGGCCAGCCGCGCGTCTCGGTCGCGCCCGCTGGGCCGCTCTCGGGGGTGCCGACCGCCGGCATCGCCGCGCTCCTCGGGGCGCTCGTCGTCGCCGGCGCCGCCGTCGCCTACCGCCGCCGGGACGCCGGGGCCGCGGCGCCCGCCGGGGGCGGAGACGCCGAGACCGAGGCGACCGGCGACGCGCCGGCGGACGACTCGGGAGCGGCGACGGCGGCCGCCGCCAGCGACTCGGCGGCGGAACCGACGACCGGCGACGACGACGGCGACGCGTCGGAGCCGGACTCGGACGAGCCCCGGCCCGTCGACGACGACCTGTTGAGCAACGAGGAACAGGTGCTCCGACTGATCGAGTCGGAGGGCGGACGGATGAAACAGAAGCAGGTGGCCGAGCGGTTGGACTGGACCGCCGCGAAGACGAGCCAGGTGGTGACGGGGCTGCGCGACGAGGGCGACCTCGACGGCTTCCGCCTGGGCCGCGAGAACGTCCTCTCGCTGCCCGACTACGACCCGGAGGGAGACGCGGACGGAGCCGACGAGGACGGCGGGAACGGCGGCGACGAGGAGCGCGACGGGGAAGACGCGAGCGACGAGGGCGACGCTACCGGCGACTGA
- a CDS encoding class I SAM-dependent methyltransferase produces MSVPCVAVDRERGETVRSRLADADALDGDHQIAVDGDTIYIPVADRDRVPADLADRIVERDAAARDRPTTPAEILGYEPSIERLGDIVIVDEDDDERAREIAEAVMAADLPCDTVLNRASPIEGELRVRQWDVLAGNGTETVHREYGHEFALDVAEVYFSPRLATERHRVVEQVEPGESAIDMFAGVGPYAVPMAARGADVVACDLNERAVEYLRENAERNGVADRVTAVAGDVRDLAGSYADTADRLVMNLPHSADEFLDTAVALAGDDCAVHYYDIQHEDDPFGPGRRAMEAAAGDAYAVDVETERVVRSYAPHEYNVCLDVRLTRVAD; encoded by the coding sequence ATGAGCGTCCCCTGCGTCGCGGTCGACCGCGAGCGCGGCGAGACAGTCCGGAGCCGGCTCGCCGACGCCGATGCCCTCGACGGCGACCACCAGATCGCCGTCGACGGCGACACGATCTACATCCCCGTCGCGGACCGCGATCGGGTCCCTGCCGACCTCGCTGACCGGATCGTGGAGCGCGACGCGGCGGCCCGGGACCGACCCACGACGCCCGCGGAGATCCTCGGCTACGAGCCCTCGATCGAGCGGCTCGGCGACATCGTCATCGTCGACGAGGACGACGACGAGCGCGCCCGCGAGATCGCAGAGGCGGTCATGGCCGCCGATCTCCCCTGCGACACGGTCCTCAACCGCGCGTCGCCGATCGAGGGCGAACTGCGGGTCCGTCAGTGGGACGTGCTGGCCGGGAACGGCACCGAGACGGTCCACCGCGAGTACGGCCACGAGTTCGCGCTCGACGTCGCGGAAGTGTACTTCTCGCCGCGGCTCGCGACCGAGCGGCACCGCGTGGTCGAGCAGGTGGAGCCCGGCGAGTCGGCGATAGACATGTTCGCCGGCGTGGGACCGTACGCCGTCCCCATGGCCGCCCGCGGCGCCGACGTGGTCGCGTGCGACCTCAACGAGCGCGCCGTCGAGTACCTCCGGGAGAACGCCGAGCGCAACGGCGTCGCGGATCGGGTGACGGCCGTCGCGGGCGACGTCCGCGACCTCGCCGGCTCGTACGCCGACACCGCCGACCGGCTCGTGATGAACCTCCCGCACTCCGCGGACGAGTTCCTCGACACTGCGGTCGCGCTCGCGGGCGACGACTGCGCGGTCCACTACTACGACATCCAGCACGAGGACGACCCGTTCGGCCCGGGGCGTCGCGCGATGGAGGCGGCCGCGGGCGACGCCTACGCCGTCGACGTCGAGACCGAGCGGGTCGTCCGGTCGTACGCGCCACACGAGTACAACGTGTGTCTCGACGTTCGACTGACCCGCGTCGCCGACTGA